TATAAGAGCTGTGAAGGGAAAAAAGGATTCTGCATGGGATGCTTTAATGGAGTTTATCCAGTCGCAGCACCAGTAGAAAATCAAGTGCAATAAAATATCTAAAGATCATCTTGAAAGGTAGGAATTAATAAATGATTACTTACAAAGAAGCCGGAGTTAATATAGAAGAGGGATACAAATCAGTTAAATTAATAAAAGAATATGCAGCTAGAACTATGAGCGAGTATGTTTTAAATGGACTTGGTAGTTTTGCAGGAATGGTTGAATTACCATCTGGATATGAAAAGCCAGTTTTAGTTTCAGGAACTGACGGAGTAGGAACTAAGCTTGAAATTGCATTTAAGAATAAAAAATATGATACAGTTGGAATTGACTGTGTAGCAATGTGTGTAAATGATATTTTATGTCATGGAGCAAAGCCATTATTTTTCTTAGATTATATAGCTTGTGGAAAGCTTGAAGCAGAAGTTGCATCGGATTTAGTTAAAGGTGTATCAGATGGTTGTGTAGAGTCTGATTGTGCTTTAATTGGAGGAGAAACAGCTGAAATGCCAGGTTTTTACTCTGATGGTGAATATGATATGGCAGGATTTGCAGTAGGTATTGCTGATAAGGATAAAATCATAAACGGTAGCAATATTAAAGAAGGAGATAAATTAATAGGTATTGCTTCTTCTGGAGTTCATTCTAATGGTTATTCATTAATTAGAAAAGTATTCCCAGATTTAAATGAAGAATTTAATGGTGAAGAAGTATGGAAAACATTAATTACTCCAACTAAAATCTATGTTAAGCCAGTTCTTAAATTATTAGAAAGCTATGAAATTAAAGGAATGGCTCATGTTACAGGTGGAGGATTTATTGAAAATGTTCCAAGAATGTTCAATGGTGGAGATTTTACAGCTGTAATTAAAAAGGATTCATATCCACTTCCAGCTATATTTGAAAGAATTATTGAAAAGGGTGTAGATAAAGATCATATGTACAATACTTTCAATATGGGAATAGGATTTGTTCTTGCAGTTTCAGAGGCGGATGTGGCACCTATTATAAAGGCTTTAGTAGAAATGGGCGAAAAAGCTTATGAAATAGGATATGTAACATCTGGAGGTGAAGGTGTTTGTTTAAAATAGCAGTCTTAGTTTCAGGTGGAGGAACAGACCTTCAATCTGTAATAGATGCAGTAGAAAATAAATATATTGATGGCAAAATAGAAATGGTTATAGGTAGCCGTGATAATATTTATGCCTTAGAAAGAGCAAAAAAACATAATATAGACACTTTTGTTGTTTCACGACGCGAGTATGGGGAAAAATCTTCAGACAAGATATTAGAATTAACAAAGGGAAAAGTTGATTTAATAGTCCTTGCAGGATTTTTAGCAATTTTAGATGGAGAAATATTAAAGGAATTTGATAATAAGATTATAAATATTCATCCATCTCTAATTCCCTCTTTTTGTGGACCGGGAATGTACGGATTAAAGGTTCATGAAGCTGTAATTAAAAGTGGTGTAAAATTTTCAGGATGTACTGTTCATTTTGTAAATTCTGAAGTTGATGGGGGCGCAATACTTCTTCAAGAAGCTGTACCAGTTTATTTTGAAGATGATGCAGAAACTCTTCAAAATAGAATATTAGAAAAAGAGCACTTAATATTACCAGAGGCAATTAAGCTGATTAGTGAAGGTAGAGTTCAATTTGTTAACGGAAAAGCTAAAATCAATTAAAAATAAAATCAGTTACAATAATCGGTGTTAAGTTATCAGTTAAAAAATCAAAGAAACTCCGAAAGGAAAAGTGAATGTCCAAATTTTATATTTGGAAACATGAACTTTCCCTTTGAGGTTTCCTCCTAAATTGTTAATTGTAAACTGTTAATTGTTAACTGAATCAAGGGGTGTTTTTGTGAAAAAGAGAGCTTTAATAAGTGTATTTGATAAAGATGGAGTTTTAGATTTTGCTAAATTCCTAGTATCTAAGGATGTTGAAATTGTTTCAACAGGAGGAACTTACAAGTACTTAAAAGAAAATGGTTTAGATGTAATTGAAATTAATGAAGTTACTAATTTTCCTGAAATGTTAGATGGTAGAGTCAAGACTCTTCATCCATTAGTTCATGCAGGAATATTAGCTATAAGAGATAATGAAGAACATATGAATACATTAAAAGGAAGAGATATTCATACAATAGATTATGTTATTGTAAATCTTTATCCATTTTTTGAAAAAGTTAAAGAAGATTTAGAATTCGAAGAAAAGGTTGAATTTATAGATATTGGTGGACCTACAATGCTTAGAGCTGCTGCAAAAAATTTCCAAGATGTTGTAGTAATTTCTGATAAGAATGACTATAATGTTGTTATGGAAGAAGTTGAAGCAAATGGTGAAACTTCTTTAAAGACTAAGAAGAAATTAGCTGGTAAGGTATTTAATCTTATGAGTGCTTATGACGGAGCTATTTCAAACTTCTTATTAGCTGATGATGAAGAAGAATATCCAGAATATCTTTCAGTTTCATATAAGAAGATGCAAGGCCTTAGATATGGCGAAAATTCACATCAAAGTGCAGCAGTATATTCATCAACAATGCTTGATGGAGCTATGAATACTTTTGAAATGTTAAATGGTAAGGAATTATCTTATAATAATTTCAAAGATGTTGATATAGCTTGGAAATGTTCTAGTGAATTTGAAGAACCATCATGTTGTGCATTAAAACATAACACACCTTGTGGTGTTGCAATTGGCACAGACGCTTATGAAGCATACATGAAAGCTTATGAAGTAGATCCAACTTCAATATTTGGTGGAATT
The DNA window shown above is from Clostridium beijerinckii and carries:
- a CDS encoding phosphoribosylformylglycinamidine cyclo-ligase: MITYKEAGVNIEEGYKSVKLIKEYAARTMSEYVLNGLGSFAGMVELPSGYEKPVLVSGTDGVGTKLEIAFKNKKYDTVGIDCVAMCVNDILCHGAKPLFFLDYIACGKLEAEVASDLVKGVSDGCVESDCALIGGETAEMPGFYSDGEYDMAGFAVGIADKDKIINGSNIKEGDKLIGIASSGVHSNGYSLIRKVFPDLNEEFNGEEVWKTLITPTKIYVKPVLKLLESYEIKGMAHVTGGGFIENVPRMFNGGDFTAVIKKDSYPLPAIFERIIEKGVDKDHMYNTFNMGIGFVLAVSEADVAPIIKALVEMGEKAYEIGYVTSGGEGVCLK
- a CDS encoding phosphoribosylglycinamide formyltransferase translates to MFKIAVLVSGGGTDLQSVIDAVENKYIDGKIEMVIGSRDNIYALERAKKHNIDTFVVSRREYGEKSSDKILELTKGKVDLIVLAGFLAILDGEILKEFDNKIINIHPSLIPSFCGPGMYGLKVHEAVIKSGVKFSGCTVHFVNSEVDGGAILLQEAVPVYFEDDAETLQNRILEKEHLILPEAIKLISEGRVQFVNGKAKIN
- a CDS encoding bifunctional phosphoribosylaminoimidazolecarboxamide formyltransferase/inosine monophosphate cyclohydrolase, with protein sequence MKKRALISVFDKDGVLDFAKFLVSKDVEIVSTGGTYKYLKENGLDVIEINEVTNFPEMLDGRVKTLHPLVHAGILAIRDNEEHMNTLKGRDIHTIDYVIVNLYPFFEKVKEDLEFEEKVEFIDIGGPTMLRAAAKNFQDVVVISDKNDYNVVMEEVEANGETSLKTKKKLAGKVFNLMSAYDGAISNFLLADDEEEYPEYLSVSYKKMQGLRYGENSHQSAAVYSSTMLDGAMNTFEMLNGKELSYNNFKDVDIAWKCSSEFEEPSCCALKHNTPCGVAIGTDAYEAYMKAYEVDPTSIFGGIVAFNRKVDKRTAEEMVKIFLEVIAAPEYDEDALEVLKTKKNLRVLKFNNTPKADKCMVTVDGAILVQEEDSKLIEEIKVVTEVKPTDEEMKDLLFGMKVVKYVKSNAIVVAHNGIALGIGGGQVNRIWPTEDALKRGIGATILASDAFFPFRDVVDQAAKAGIKAIIQPGGSMRDQESIDACNEHGIAMVFTGLRHFKH